From the Halalkalicoccus sp. CGA53 genome, one window contains:
- a CDS encoding helix-turn-helix domain-containing protein, translated as MREFTFEIRYERGADPLMDLFTEYPELRSRAIAGTTGERSVLRVERFSGPAIALELAEELRNDPEVYYAGVTEGGRSVEQRHTVLERTDREVVIYSHLHEPAAALSVYTICRRYLGEGTVFEVRREEGVARWRLLVESEENVGLLYDVLGAKLRQGLEFEMGHVGDPGDWGERIIPAVGLNSEQYVALHAAVEGGYYETPREVTLDELAAELDVPRSTLSYRLRRAEAELAEAFVRST; from the coding sequence ATGCGTGAGTTCACCTTCGAGATCCGGTACGAACGGGGTGCCGATCCCCTGATGGATCTCTTCACCGAGTACCCGGAGCTCCGCTCGCGAGCGATCGCGGGAACCACGGGCGAACGGAGCGTCCTCCGCGTCGAACGCTTCTCCGGTCCCGCGATCGCGCTCGAACTCGCCGAGGAGCTCCGAAACGACCCGGAGGTCTACTACGCGGGCGTCACCGAGGGAGGTCGGTCGGTCGAACAGCGCCACACCGTCCTCGAACGGACCGACAGGGAGGTGGTGATCTACTCGCACCTCCACGAACCGGCGGCCGCCCTGTCGGTCTACACCATCTGCCGGCGCTATCTCGGGGAGGGGACGGTCTTCGAGGTGCGCCGCGAGGAGGGGGTCGCACGCTGGCGACTGCTCGTCGAATCGGAGGAGAACGTCGGCCTGCTCTACGACGTCCTCGGGGCGAAGCTCAGGCAGGGTCTCGAGTTCGAGATGGGCCACGTCGGCGACCCAGGTGACTGGGGGGAGCGGATCATCCCCGCGGTCGGCCTCAATAGCGAGCAGTACGTCGCCCTGCACGCGGCCGTCGAGGGAGGCTACTACGAGACCCCACGCGAGGTCACCCTGGACGAACTGGCGGCGGAACTCGACGTCCCCCGGTCGACGCTCTCCTACCGGCTCCGTCGGGCCGAGGCCGAACTCGCGGAGGCGTTCGTCCGTTCGACCTGA
- a CDS encoding sulfurtransferase — protein sequence MTAYASDVLVSADWVRSRLSAFRDDDPSYRLVEVDVDPRVYEDGHVPGAVTFDWKRELQDSLRFDVASRGAFERMVGDAGIATDSTVVLYGDVMNWFAAYAYWLFSYYGHTELYLLDGGRDYWVEQEGPLTDETPSFTRREYETDPPDASIRIDRPELEGALDTGTRIVDVRSPQEFRGEILAPPGWNEGVQRGGHVPGAVNVPWSRTVRPDGRFRPAEELEALFEDEGVRDEETVVYCRIGERSALVWVALHELLGYDDVRHYYGSWVEWGNTVGAPIERGG from the coding sequence ATGACCGCCTACGCATCGGACGTCCTCGTCTCCGCCGACTGGGTCCGCTCCCGTCTCTCCGCGTTCCGGGACGACGACCCCTCCTACAGGCTCGTCGAGGTCGACGTCGACCCGCGGGTGTACGAGGACGGCCACGTTCCCGGGGCCGTGACGTTCGACTGGAAGCGGGAGCTACAGGACTCCCTCCGGTTCGACGTGGCCTCGCGGGGGGCGTTCGAGCGGATGGTCGGGGACGCGGGCATCGCGACGGACTCGACGGTCGTCCTCTACGGCGACGTGATGAACTGGTTCGCCGCCTACGCCTACTGGCTGTTCTCGTACTACGGTCACACCGAACTCTACCTGCTCGACGGCGGTCGCGACTACTGGGTCGAGCAGGAAGGTCCGCTCACGGACGAGACCCCCTCGTTCACGAGACGGGAGTACGAGACGGATCCGCCCGACGCCTCGATCCGCATCGACCGTCCGGAGCTCGAAGGCGCTCTCGACACGGGAACACGGATCGTCGACGTCCGTTCCCCACAGGAGTTCCGGGGAGAGATCCTCGCCCCGCCTGGGTGGAACGAGGGCGTCCAGCGCGGCGGGCACGTCCCCGGCGCGGTGAACGTCCCGTGGAGTCGGACGGTGCGTCCGGACGGCCGGTTCAGGCCGGCCGAGGAACTGGAGGCGCTGTTCGAGGACGAAGGGGTGAGAGACGAGGAGACGGTCGTCTACTGCCGGATCGGCGAGCGCTCGGCGCTGGTGTGGGTCGCCCTCCACGAACTGCTCGGCTACGACGACGTCCGTCACTACTACGGGTCGTGGGTCGAGTGGGGGAACACGGTCGGCGCACCGATCGAACGGGGCGGGTAA
- a CDS encoding AAC(3) family N-acetyltransferase, whose translation MGTPVEEIETAGKSVRRGARRARDVALAHAPERVHRGRILANRLAMYARNRRTDRSVDRSDPKRFDAILDEYSADTVFVHVGLRDVKSAFDRNPYEFLLSRLDDRFESVLTQGFTPAFRSPDGIYHKQFSLPRFGAFARLFFEDCDYRTEDPTNSLLVRGPYRFDDCTHRDTWSRAGAFGKLNRENVLYLDIGTDWLRASQIHYIESILGVPYMRTVEYDGVVYTDETTYERVTHRSHAYDDEVRWNRPKLEAGLREAGVLDSYDLSGLRIRAFRARELREWLAPRIERDPYYVVT comes from the coding sequence ATGGGCACCCCCGTAGAGGAGATCGAGACGGCCGGGAAGAGCGTCCGCCGGGGAGCGAGACGGGCACGCGACGTGGCGCTCGCGCACGCCCCGGAACGGGTCCACCGTGGTCGAATCCTCGCGAACCGACTCGCGATGTACGCCCGGAACCGGCGTACGGACCGCAGCGTCGACCGCTCGGACCCGAAACGGTTCGACGCGATCCTCGACGAGTACTCCGCCGATACGGTCTTCGTCCACGTCGGACTGCGCGACGTGAAGAGCGCGTTCGACCGGAACCCCTACGAGTTCCTCCTCTCCCGGCTCGACGACCGCTTCGAGAGCGTGCTCACCCAGGGTTTTACCCCCGCGTTCCGCTCGCCCGACGGGATCTACCACAAGCAGTTCTCGCTGCCTCGGTTCGGCGCGTTCGCGAGGCTGTTCTTCGAGGACTGTGACTATCGGACCGAGGACCCGACGAACTCGCTCCTCGTCAGGGGACCGTACCGGTTCGACGACTGCACACACCGCGATACCTGGTCGCGGGCCGGGGCGTTCGGCAAGCTCAACCGGGAGAACGTCCTCTACCTCGACATCGGGACCGACTGGCTTCGCGCCTCGCAGATCCACTACATCGAGTCGATACTCGGGGTGCCGTACATGCGGACCGTCGAGTACGACGGGGTGGTCTATACGGATGAAACGACCTACGAGCGAGTCACCCACCGTTCGCACGCCTACGACGACGAGGTTCGCTGGAACCGCCCGAAGCTGGAAGCCGGCCTGCGCGAGGCGGGCGTGCTCGACAGCTACGACCTCTCGGGACTGCGGATCCGGGCGTTCAGGGCGCGCGAGCTCCGCGAGTGGCTCGCCCCCCGGATCGAGCGCGACCCCTACTACGTCGTCACGTAG
- a CDS encoding nucleoside recognition protein produces MSGLLDVLVGTVLPRVLLITALIAAGVGLANLLVEYGVVQLIARGARSLTGPANLPDEVGAAILTNTLSVTAGYGMLAEFRDRGVLDDRATLVAVVMNTFFGFVQHLITYYLPVLLPILGLRVGLLYVGTRALIALAITLTGVLAGALLLTERNVDPGAIEAEVPDRDRTTRDRFRRAGERTLRKVRGIVPRLVVIYTAVVLALEFTDLEGATTAAEPLTALFGLPGAAVPVILVFVADTTSGAIVLAPLIGESFTVRQAVVAMLLGGILSFGVSTLKRSIPFQYGIWGASFGTKVIVVNTALQVLFLSLALGAFLRLP; encoded by the coding sequence GTGTCCGGCCTCCTCGACGTGCTGGTAGGGACGGTGCTCCCGCGCGTGCTCCTCATCACCGCGCTGATCGCCGCCGGCGTCGGCCTCGCGAACCTCCTCGTCGAGTACGGCGTCGTGCAACTGATCGCTCGCGGGGCGCGCTCCCTCACCGGACCCGCGAACCTCCCGGACGAGGTGGGGGCTGCGATCCTCACGAACACACTTTCGGTGACCGCCGGCTACGGGATGCTCGCGGAGTTCCGGGACCGGGGCGTGCTCGACGACCGGGCGACGCTCGTCGCGGTGGTGATGAACACGTTCTTCGGCTTCGTCCAGCACCTCATCACCTACTACCTCCCGGTGCTGCTGCCGATCCTCGGCCTCCGGGTGGGACTGCTCTACGTCGGCACGCGGGCGCTGATCGCCCTCGCTATCACGCTCACCGGGGTGCTCGCGGGCGCGCTGTTGCTCACCGAGCGGAACGTCGATCCGGGGGCGATCGAGGCCGAAGTCCCCGACCGGGATCGAACTACGAGGGATCGGTTCCGTCGTGCCGGCGAACGCACCCTTCGGAAGGTGCGAGGGATCGTCCCCCGACTCGTGGTGATCTACACGGCGGTCGTGCTCGCCCTCGAGTTCACCGATCTGGAGGGCGCGACGACCGCCGCGGAACCCCTCACCGCGCTGTTCGGGCTACCCGGAGCCGCGGTCCCCGTGATCCTCGTCTTCGTCGCCGACACGACGAGCGGCGCCATCGTCCTCGCCCCGCTGATCGGAGAGAGCTTCACCGTACGCCAGGCGGTGGTCGCGATGCTCCTCGGGGGGATCCTCTCGTTCGGCGTCTCGACGCTGAAACGGTCGATCCCGTTCCAGTACGGGATCTGGGGGGCGTCGTTCGGGACGAAGGTGATCGTCGTGAACACCGCCCTCCAGGTGCTGTTCCTCTCGCTCGCGCTCGGCGCGTTCCTCCGCCTGCCGTGA
- a CDS encoding universal stress protein: MVERLLVPTDGSEPSTEASVYALDTHPGARITALHGIPVPEGY, encoded by the coding sequence ATGGTCGAGAGGCTACTCGTTCCGACCGACGGTTCCGAACCATCGACCGAGGCGTCCGTCTACGCGCTGGATACCCACCCGGGTGCCCGGATCACGGCCCTTCACGGGATCCCGGTACCCGAGGGCTACTGA
- a CDS encoding universal stress protein, translating into MNHVEEGDFGAIVIASHGRDGISRLVLGSVTGTAVGRSPVPVVVR; encoded by the coding sequence GTGAACCACGTGGAGGAGGGCGACTTCGGCGCGATCGTGATCGCGAGTCACGGCCGCGACGGTATCTCGCGGCTCGTACTCGGGAGTGTGACCGGGACGGCCGTCGGGCGCTCGCCGGTGCCGGTCGTCGTCCGCTAG
- a CDS encoding MBL fold metallo-hydrolase: MRVTQLGSGGNFPIPMPTCGCRVCTEAREEGGRYVRRGNATFVHDDHALIDTPEQVGPMLNDAGIDRVEYVFLTHFHGDHVNGLSVVQALGRPEFPLDGWANADPPTLVMSEATRRAIERSQPYRLKYDGVFVETRVLDDGESMDLGETTVTNLEVPMAPDGDQRMSNFLFEGDAKLLVSPDETKYLNLYRVPSDLDCWIKECGLFREDPDGDPLFADSLWAEERETEITFERTVEQVEEVRPERTILTELEEIYGRSYDDYLALEERYDRLGITFGYDGLTVDL; this comes from the coding sequence ATGCGCGTAACACAGCTTGGCTCCGGCGGCAACTTCCCGATCCCGATGCCGACCTGTGGCTGTCGGGTGTGCACGGAGGCGCGCGAGGAGGGCGGGCGATACGTCAGACGTGGCAACGCGACGTTCGTCCACGACGACCACGCGCTGATCGACACGCCCGAACAGGTCGGTCCGATGCTGAACGACGCGGGGATCGATCGGGTGGAGTACGTCTTCCTCACGCACTTCCACGGCGACCACGTCAACGGGTTGAGCGTCGTGCAGGCGCTCGGCCGACCGGAGTTCCCGCTCGACGGCTGGGCGAACGCCGACCCCCCGACGCTCGTGATGAGCGAGGCGACCCGGCGGGCGATCGAACGCTCCCAGCCCTACCGCCTGAAGTACGACGGCGTCTTCGTCGAAACCCGGGTCCTCGACGACGGCGAATCGATGGACCTCGGCGAGACGACCGTGACGAACCTCGAGGTCCCGATGGCGCCCGACGGCGACCAGCGGATGTCGAACTTCCTCTTCGAGGGCGACGCGAAACTGCTCGTCTCGCCCGACGAGACGAAGTACCTCAACCTCTACCGGGTTCCCTCGGATCTCGACTGCTGGATCAAGGAGTGTGGGCTGTTCAGGGAGGATCCCGACGGCGATCCGCTGTTCGCCGACTCGCTCTGGGCCGAGGAGCGAGAGACGGAGATCACGTTCGAACGGACGGTCGAGCAGGTCGAGGAGGTGCGACCGGAGCGGACGATCCTCACGGAGCTAGAGGAGATCTACGGGCGAAGCTACGACGACTACCTGGCGCTCGAAGAGCGGTACGACCGGCTCGGGATCACGTTCGGCTACGACGGCCTGACGGTCGACCTCTGA
- a CDS encoding aminotransferase class V-fold PLP-dependent enzyme: protein MTPEELRADIPALDRCTYLNTGASGPSPRRVLETAVETQRAHEYDEHHEPGPYAAAGETLDAARERIAAFLGVSEGELALTESTTDGINRVATAVGFEPGDVVVRTDLEHPAGILPWERLEAHAGVEVRVVETNEGRVDRGAYAEAVSGARLVCFSALTWTHGTLLPVRDLVEIARDAGAFTLVDGVQVPGQRALDLPDWGADAVAGAGHKWLLSPFGSGFLYVREGAIEELVPASVGFKSVREPYGAYDLAPDARRFEVGTTNVGAHAALAEATAVLEEIGMGGVEARIEGLTTGLKEQVPKRRMLSPETFESGLVTVGVDDPEGAVERLDEQEIVVRTVPGVEGIRVSLHVFNAAEDVDALCTALAEEW from the coding sequence ATGACTCCGGAGGAGCTCCGTGCCGACATCCCCGCGCTCGATCGCTGTACCTACCTGAACACCGGCGCCAGTGGCCCCTCGCCGCGGCGGGTGCTCGAAACTGCGGTCGAGACCCAGCGCGCCCACGAGTACGACGAGCACCACGAGCCGGGGCCGTACGCCGCGGCGGGCGAGACGCTCGACGCCGCACGCGAGCGGATCGCGGCCTTCCTCGGGGTGAGCGAGGGCGAACTCGCGCTCACCGAGTCGACCACAGACGGGATAAACCGGGTCGCGACGGCGGTCGGGTTCGAGCCGGGCGACGTCGTCGTCCGTACCGACCTCGAACACCCGGCAGGGATCCTCCCGTGGGAGCGGCTGGAGGCCCACGCCGGCGTCGAGGTACGCGTCGTGGAGACGAACGAGGGACGGGTCGACCGGGGGGCGTACGCGGAAGCGGTCTCCGGCGCGCGACTCGTCTGCTTCAGCGCGCTTACCTGGACGCACGGCACGCTCCTTCCCGTCCGGGACCTCGTCGAGATCGCACGAGACGCCGGCGCGTTCACGCTCGTCGACGGCGTGCAGGTGCCCGGCCAGCGCGCACTCGACCTCCCGGACTGGGGTGCGGACGCGGTCGCAGGCGCGGGCCACAAGTGGCTGCTCTCCCCGTTCGGGAGCGGTTTTCTGTACGTCCGTGAGGGGGCGATCGAGGAACTCGTCCCCGCCTCGGTCGGGTTCAAGAGCGTCCGCGAACCGTACGGCGCGTACGACCTCGCGCCGGACGCCCGACGGTTTGAGGTCGGCACGACGAACGTCGGTGCGCACGCGGCACTCGCGGAGGCGACGGCGGTCCTGGAGGAGATCGGGATGGGTGGAGTGGAGGCACGGATCGAGGGGCTGACGACCGGACTGAAAGAGCAGGTTCCGAAGAGACGAATGCTGAGCCCCGAGACGTTCGAATCCGGGCTGGTCACGGTCGGGGTCGACGACCCCGAGGGAGCCGTCGAGCGCCTCGACGAGCAGGAGATCGTCGTTCGCACCGTCCCGGGCGTGGAGGGGATCCGCGTCTCGTTGCACGTCTTCAACGCCGCGGAGGACGTCGACGCGCTCTGTACGGCGCTCGCAGAGGAGTGGTGA
- a CDS encoding glutaredoxin family protein → MADPVPITVYTRENCHLCGEATETIEAVAADAGVDVALDLVDVDEEPSLREEYGDRVPYVLVDGRPAFKYRVDRPRLRRLLTEA, encoded by the coding sequence ATGGCCGACCCGGTACCGATCACCGTCTACACCCGGGAGAACTGTCACCTCTGTGGGGAGGCGACCGAGACGATCGAGGCCGTCGCTGCGGACGCAGGGGTCGACGTCGCGCTCGACCTCGTCGACGTCGACGAGGAGCCGTCGCTACGCGAGGAGTACGGCGACCGGGTGCCGTACGTGCTCGTCGACGGCCGTCCCGCGTTCAAGTACCGGGTCGATCGGCCCCGCCTACGTCGGCTGCTCACCGAGGCGTGA
- a CDS encoding DUF7521 family protein yields the protein MGYELAGPGVAMTDVSAVIVAANTVTLVVGGAITLFALRAYRRTGLTELRALAFGLGLVASGALVGGLLHQVAAAPLLQGIAIQSTLTAIGFLALGYSLAAKTATGGALTVTPR from the coding sequence ATGGGATACGAACTCGCCGGACCGGGCGTGGCGATGACCGACGTGAGCGCCGTGATCGTCGCGGCGAACACGGTGACGCTCGTCGTCGGCGGCGCGATCACGCTGTTCGCGCTCCGGGCGTACCGACGGACCGGGCTGACCGAACTGCGCGCGCTCGCGTTCGGGCTCGGATTGGTCGCCTCCGGCGCGCTGGTCGGTGGCCTCCTCCACCAGGTCGCCGCCGCGCCGCTCCTCCAGGGGATCGCGATACAGAGCACCCTGACGGCGATCGGCTTCCTCGCGCTCGGCTACTCGCTCGCGGCGAAGACCGCCACCGGTGGCGCGCTCACGGTCACGCCTCGGTGA
- a CDS encoding GIY-YIG nuclease family protein, with the protein MGGGGSTHTGARTGSFTDRRDEPAPVTGGTYTLLIALGERAEIEVGALGAHLLEPGWYAYTGSAFGPGGFSRVERHRELARGERVVRHWHVDALLCHEGSRIEGVVRSPDADVECTVARALPDAGIAGFGASDCSCRSHLAYDRSARALLRAASRAHWAAFSGSGNRALD; encoded by the coding sequence GTGGGAGGTGGCGGGTCGACCCACACGGGGGCGAGAACCGGGAGCTTCACCGACCGACGGGACGAACCGGCCCCCGTGACCGGCGGTACCTACACCCTGCTGATCGCGCTGGGGGAGCGAGCGGAGATCGAGGTGGGCGCGCTCGGGGCTCACCTGCTGGAGCCGGGCTGGTACGCCTACACCGGGAGCGCGTTCGGTCCCGGCGGCTTCTCCCGTGTCGAGCGCCACCGCGAACTGGCCCGCGGCGAGCGCGTCGTGCGCCACTGGCACGTGGACGCCCTGCTCTGTCACGAGGGAAGTCGGATAGAGGGGGTGGTCCGCTCCCCGGACGCCGACGTCGAGTGCACGGTGGCCCGCGCGCTTCCCGACGCCGGGATCGCGGGCTTCGGGGCGTCGGACTGTTCGTGTCGCTCGCACCTCGCGTACGACCGCTCCGCGCGAGCGCTCCTCCGTGCCGCCTCCCGGGCGCACTGGGCGGCGTTCTCAGGGAGCGGGAATCGGGCACTCGATTGA
- a CDS encoding universal stress protein: MYDDVLVPIDGSAAAEAALVAATDLADGRIHALSVVDDRAFLLLDDDLVEEVRAELGAGSDRALAAATDLDPTVEPVRREGDPVEEILAYADDEAVDAIVLGVGDPGYRGAPARARLRTGGRFGAGAGAHGPGGRGVRWFEGRSTMIPGRWCGIRAVGTTSRTSRWSSRRSRTAPVGR, encoded by the coding sequence ATGTACGACGACGTCCTCGTTCCGATCGACGGAAGCGCCGCCGCCGAGGCCGCGCTGGTCGCGGCGACCGACCTCGCAGACGGCCGTATCCACGCGCTCTCGGTCGTCGACGACCGTGCGTTTCTCCTCCTCGACGACGACCTGGTCGAGGAGGTCAGAGCCGAACTCGGGGCCGGGAGCGACCGGGCGCTCGCCGCGGCGACCGACCTCGACCCGACGGTCGAACCCGTCCGCCGGGAGGGCGATCCCGTCGAGGAGATCCTCGCGTACGCCGACGATGAGGCCGTCGACGCGATCGTCCTCGGCGTCGGCGACCCCGGCTATCGAGGAGCGCCTGCTCGGGCGCGTCTCCGAACGGGTGGTCGCTTCGGCGCCGGTGCCGGTGCTCACGGTCCCGGCGGACGAGGAGTCAGGTGGTTTGAAGGGCGCTCGACGATGATCCCCGGACGATGGTGCGGGATCCGCGCGGTAGGGACGACGAGCCGGACCTCCAGGTGGTCCTCGAGACGCTCGAGGACCGCGCCTGTCGGACGATGA
- a CDS encoding helix-turn-helix domain-containing protein produces MVRDPRGRDDEPDLQVVLETLEDRACRTMISSMDEPVTANELSERCEIPLSTTYRKLDVMTDSTLIEEMTEIRSDGRHTTRYRIGFEEVLLALDDDREFGLSIARPSRTADERLAYLWSEVKREV; encoded by the coding sequence ATGGTGCGGGATCCGCGCGGTAGGGACGACGAGCCGGACCTCCAGGTGGTCCTCGAGACGCTCGAGGACCGCGCCTGTCGGACGATGATCTCCTCGATGGACGAGCCGGTCACCGCGAACGAGCTCTCCGAACGGTGTGAGATCCCCCTCTCGACGACGTACCGAAAGCTCGACGTGATGACCGACTCGACGCTGATAGAGGAGATGACGGAGATCCGCTCGGACGGCAGACACACCACGCGATACCGGATCGGCTTCGAGGAGGTGCTGCTCGCGCTCGACGACGACCGCGAGTTCGGGCTCTCGATCGCACGACCTAGCCGAACCGCCGACGAACGCCTCGCCTACCTCTGGTCAGAGGTCAAGAGGGAGGTCTGA
- a CDS encoding DUF7521 family protein → MVHETAGSGVVSLMVVVKTLILLVGSLVTYYAYKAYRRTGDRSLGLLTAGFASITFGAFLGGTLYELLGTPLALGVAIEGVFVLVGLALVAASLRT, encoded by the coding sequence ATGGTCCACGAAACCGCAGGTTCCGGGGTCGTCTCACTGATGGTCGTCGTGAAGACGCTCATCTTGCTGGTGGGGAGCCTCGTCACCTACTACGCCTACAAGGCCTACCGGCGCACCGGGGACCGATCGCTCGGACTCCTGACCGCCGGTTTCGCCTCGATCACGTTCGGCGCCTTCCTCGGTGGGACGCTCTACGAACTGCTCGGTACGCCGCTCGCGCTCGGGGTGGCGATCGAGGGGGTCTTCGTCCTCGTCGGGCTCGCGCTGGTCGCCGCCTCGCTCCGGACCTGA